A section of the Anabaena cylindrica PCC 7122 genome encodes:
- the radC gene encoding RadC family protein, translating to MTYCLRIADLPENERPRERLMTHGPKILATAELIAILLATGQGPGKLSAVGLGQHILHELSKHQRDPLAALREITPAELMAIPGIGPAKATTILAAIELGKRAFLCRPSDGTVIDSPLAAAATLSQDLMWQSQERFAVLLLDVKNKFLGTKVITIGTATETLASPRDIFREVIRHGATRVIVAHNHPSGNLEPSEADIELTRQLLAGAELLSIPLLDHLILGNGTHQSLRETTTLWDHLPQVD from the coding sequence ATGACATATTGCCTCAGAATCGCCGACTTACCAGAAAATGAGCGTCCCCGTGAGCGATTAATGACACATGGCCCGAAAATCTTAGCTACTGCTGAGTTAATTGCCATTCTGCTGGCTACTGGACAAGGGCCGGGTAAACTCTCCGCAGTCGGTTTGGGGCAACATATATTACATGAATTAAGCAAACATCAGCGTGATCCTTTGGCAGCTTTAAGGGAAATTACCCCGGCTGAATTGATGGCAATTCCCGGAATTGGCCCTGCAAAAGCAACAACTATTCTCGCAGCCATTGAATTAGGCAAACGTGCTTTTTTATGCCGTCCTTCAGATGGCACAGTCATAGATAGCCCACTGGCTGCGGCTGCCACGCTTAGTCAAGATTTGATGTGGCAGAGTCAAGAACGTTTTGCAGTACTACTTTTAGATGTGAAAAATAAGTTTTTGGGAACTAAGGTAATTACTATTGGAACTGCGACTGAAACCTTAGCTTCTCCCCGTGATATTTTTCGGGAAGTGATCCGTCATGGTGCAACGCGGGTAATAGTTGCCCATAATCACCCTTCTGGTAATTTAGAACCGAGTGAAGCAGATATAGAATTAACACGACAATTATTAGCAGGGGCAGAACTTTTAAGTATTCCGTTATTAGACCATTTGATTTTAGGTAATGGCACTCATCAGAGTTTACGAGAAACTACAACTTTGTGGGATCATTTACCCCAGGTAGATTGA
- a CDS encoding metallophosphoesterase family protein, producing the protein MKIAVISCIHGNFEALDAVLLDIDQQKAEKIFCVGDLVGYGPHPNAVVSQIRSLDIPTCVGCWDEDIVEGLNACDCSYPSLLAEKRGIEAHQWTNKEIHSENREFLANLPYSFQEGNLAFVHGSPHSNHEYLLPELDAFVALERVLATGADVLFCGHTHVPYSRNLDAGQLQVRVDSKEESRDIRFTSPLKQIVNVGSVGEPRHGRPNATYVIYDTDSQAVTLQEVVYDYQKTCAAIIEKGLPKIFAWRLAHGLEFAERADDPTHVCTK; encoded by the coding sequence GTGAAAATAGCTGTTATTTCATGTATTCATGGTAATTTTGAAGCATTAGATGCTGTCTTGTTAGATATTGACCAGCAAAAAGCTGAAAAAATCTTTTGTGTTGGTGATTTGGTGGGATATGGCCCCCATCCTAACGCTGTCGTTAGCCAAATTCGCTCTTTAGATATTCCTACTTGTGTCGGTTGCTGGGATGAAGATATTGTGGAAGGTTTGAATGCTTGTGATTGTAGTTATCCCTCATTATTAGCCGAGAAAAGAGGAATAGAAGCTCACCAATGGACAAATAAGGAAATTCATTCAGAAAACCGTGAATTTTTAGCTAATTTACCCTACAGTTTCCAGGAAGGAAATTTAGCTTTTGTTCACGGTAGTCCCCATAGTAATCATGAGTATTTGTTACCTGAACTTGATGCTTTTGTCGCTTTAGAAAGGGTGCTTGCGACAGGTGCAGATGTGTTGTTTTGCGGTCATACTCATGTTCCTTATTCCCGGAATCTTGATGCTGGTCAGTTACAGGTGCGGGTTGATAGTAAAGAAGAATCACGGGATATTAGATTTACATCTCCTCTCAAACAAATTGTGAATGTTGGTTCTGTAGGAGAACCTCGACATGGTAGACCAAATGCGACTTATGTGATTTACGATACTGATAGTCAAGCTGTGACTTTGCAAGAAGTTGTTTATGATTATCAAAAAACTTGTGCAGCAATTATTGAGAAGGGATTACCAAAAATTTTTGCTTGGCGTTTGGCGCATGGGTTGGAGTTTGCAGAACGGGCTGATGATCCAACTCATGTTTGCACAAAGTAA
- the shc gene encoding squalene--hopene cyclase gives MQTQNRVQVKQIAEAIKASQKHLLAIQKPDGYWWAELESNVTITAEAVLLHKIWGTDKTRPLHKVETYLRSQQREHGGWELFYGDGGELSTTVEAYMALRLLGVPANDPALIKAKSWILEKGGISKTRIFTKLHLALIGCYNWRGLPSLPSWVMLLPDNFPFNIYELSSWARSSTVPLLIVFDRKPIFKIDQPINLDELYTEGVKNVKWELPKNGDWSDIFNILDNGFKLAESFNFVPFRNEGIKAAEKWILERQEATGDWGGIIPAMLNSLLALKCLDYDANDPIIYRGLKAVDNFAIETENSYCVQPCVSPVWDTAWAIRALIDSGFPADDPAIIKAGEWLLEKQILDYGDWSVKNKQGKPGAWAFEFDNRFYPDVDDSAVVVMALHQTKLPNEELKKQAINRALNWIASMQCQPGGWAAFDIDNNQDWLNSVPYGDLKAMIDPNTADVTARVLEMLGACNLSIPSDKLEKSLDYLLNEQEKEGCWFGRWGVNYIYGTSGVLSALALINPQKYRSEIEQGAAWLVKVQNSDGGWGETCFSYNDPSLKGKGDSTASQTAWGLIGLIAAGEATVKIPFDSIERGINYLLETQRSDGTWDESYFTGTGFPCHFYLKYHLYQQYFPLIALGRYQGIKG, from the coding sequence ATGCAAACACAAAACAGGGTGCAAGTCAAGCAAATAGCAGAAGCAATTAAAGCCAGTCAAAAACATCTGCTTGCGATTCAAAAGCCAGATGGTTATTGGTGGGCTGAGTTAGAATCCAACGTTACCATTACTGCCGAAGCCGTTCTGCTGCATAAGATTTGGGGAACAGATAAAACTCGACCTTTGCATAAAGTAGAAACCTATCTGCGATCGCAACAACGAGAACATGGCGGTTGGGAACTATTTTATGGAGACGGTGGAGAACTGAGTACAACCGTAGAAGCTTATATGGCTTTGCGTTTATTAGGTGTACCTGCAAATGATCCTGCACTAATAAAAGCTAAATCTTGGATTTTAGAAAAAGGCGGAATCAGCAAAACCCGCATTTTCACCAAATTACACCTTGCCTTAATTGGTTGCTACAACTGGCGTGGACTTCCTTCATTACCATCCTGGGTAATGCTGCTACCCGATAATTTCCCCTTCAATATTTATGAACTTTCGAGTTGGGCGCGTTCCAGCACAGTACCTTTATTAATAGTCTTTGATCGCAAACCTATCTTTAAAATTGATCAACCTATAAATTTAGATGAATTATATACAGAAGGGGTGAAAAACGTCAAATGGGAATTACCAAAAAATGGCGATTGGTCGGATATATTTAACATCTTAGATAATGGCTTTAAATTAGCAGAAAGTTTCAATTTTGTTCCTTTTAGAAATGAAGGCATTAAAGCCGCAGAAAAATGGATTTTAGAACGTCAAGAAGCTACAGGTGATTGGGGGGGAATTATTCCCGCCATGTTGAACTCCCTGTTAGCATTGAAGTGTTTAGATTACGATGCTAACGACCCAATTATCTATCGTGGTTTAAAAGCAGTTGATAATTTTGCCATTGAAACAGAGAATAGTTATTGTGTTCAGCCTTGTGTTTCACCCGTTTGGGATACAGCTTGGGCAATTCGTGCCTTAATTGATTCAGGTTTTCCAGCAGATGATCCTGCAATCATAAAAGCTGGAGAATGGTTATTAGAAAAACAGATTTTAGATTATGGTGATTGGTCAGTAAAAAATAAACAAGGAAAACCTGGCGCATGGGCGTTTGAATTTGATAATCGCTTCTATCCAGATGTTGATGATTCTGCTGTAGTTGTCATGGCGTTACATCAAACAAAATTACCGAATGAAGAACTTAAAAAACAAGCTATAAATCGGGCTTTAAATTGGATTGCATCTATGCAATGTCAACCAGGCGGTTGGGCAGCTTTTGATATTGATAATAATCAAGATTGGCTCAATTCTGTACCCTATGGCGATTTAAAAGCCATGATAGATCCCAATACAGCCGATGTCACCGCTAGAGTATTAGAAATGTTGGGGGCTTGTAACTTATCAATTCCATCAGATAAGTTAGAAAAATCCCTTGATTATCTTCTTAATGAACAAGAAAAAGAAGGTTGTTGGTTTGGGCGTTGGGGTGTAAATTACATCTATGGAACTAGCGGAGTTTTATCAGCTTTAGCATTAATAAATCCCCAAAAATATCGCAGTGAAATAGAACAAGGTGCAGCTTGGTTAGTCAAAGTTCAAAACTCTGATGGTGGTTGGGGTGAAACTTGTTTTAGTTACAATGATCCGAGTTTGAAAGGTAAGGGAGATAGTACCGCATCTCAAACAGCTTGGGGTTTAATTGGGTTAATAGCAGCAGGAGAAGCAACAGTAAAAATACCGTTTGATAGTATTGAAAGAGGGATTAATTACTTGTTAGAAACTCAAAGATCAGATGGTACTTGGGATGAATCATATTTTACAGGAACAGGTTTTCCCTGTCATTTTTATCTCAAATATCACCTCTATCAACAGTATTTTCCTTTAATTGCTTTGGGAAGATATCAAGGGATTAAAGGATAA
- a CDS encoding FAD/NAD(P)-binding protein: MTKIDLAIIGAGPHALTLVAHLLQKRQTMKGNFAVFDPSGTWMSGWKQQFAALEIPHLRSPAVHHPHPNPFALRKFAESRSQELFPPYDLPGTKLFADFCEGIIAEHQLQNQVIPLAVTSIKPLFNHFRPQFQLGLSDGQKVTARRLVLATGSGKIHIPDWVNKIQSLYPQDRLCHSQTVDLRQLQLKSQRVLIVGGGLTSGHLAVGAISRGAKVHLMMRRQLSEKLFDAAPGWLGPKYLKGFFEQNWQQRWLMIQQARNGGSITPAIAKRCCFQQFATQLRKEKHRGKIIIDENCQVIKAEWLGNNWLVECGDGNFYECDYIWLATGTKFDVTTEPLLKEILAAYPIQIVNGLPVLDTYLRWPGCELFIMGGLAALQVGPTARNLSGARMACEKIVPAIAKPSVAFSRNITGIKAS, from the coding sequence ATGACAAAAATTGACTTAGCAATTATTGGTGCTGGACCTCATGCACTGACTTTAGTTGCCCATCTCTTACAAAAACGGCAGACAATGAAAGGTAACTTTGCCGTATTTGACCCCAGTGGTACATGGATGAGTGGTTGGAAACAGCAATTTGCGGCTTTGGAAATTCCTCATTTGCGATCGCCCGCAGTTCATCATCCCCACCCTAACCCCTTCGCTTTACGGAAATTTGCTGAATCTCGTTCTCAGGAACTCTTTCCCCCCTACGATTTACCAGGGACAAAACTATTTGCGGATTTTTGCGAGGGTATAATAGCAGAACATCAGTTACAAAATCAAGTTATCCCTTTGGCTGTAACCAGCATTAAACCGTTATTTAATCATTTTCGTCCTCAATTTCAATTAGGGCTGTCAGATGGACAAAAAGTAACTGCACGGCGGTTAGTGTTGGCAACGGGTAGTGGTAAAATACACATTCCTGATTGGGTAAACAAGATTCAGTCACTCTATCCTCAAGATAGACTTTGCCATTCTCAAACTGTAGATTTACGTCAATTACAGTTAAAGTCTCAAAGAGTCTTGATTGTTGGTGGTGGTTTGACAAGTGGACATTTGGCTGTAGGTGCTATTTCTCGTGGTGCAAAAGTTCACTTGATGATGCGACGACAGTTGTCAGAAAAGCTATTTGATGCAGCACCGGGTTGGTTAGGCCCAAAATATCTCAAAGGATTTTTTGAGCAAAATTGGCAACAACGCTGGTTAATGATTCAGCAAGCTAGAAATGGTGGTTCTATCACACCTGCGATAGCGAAGCGCTGCTGCTTTCAGCAGTTCGCTACCCAACTACGCAAAGAAAAGCATCGTGGTAAAATCATAATTGATGAAAATTGTCAAGTCATCAAAGCCGAATGGTTGGGTAATAATTGGCTGGTAGAATGTGGTGATGGTAACTTTTACGAGTGTGATTATATCTGGTTAGCCACTGGTACTAAATTCGATGTCACCACAGAACCATTATTAAAAGAAATTTTAGCCGCTTACCCCATCCAAATCGTCAACGGTTTACCTGTTTTAGATACGTATCTGCGTTGGCCTGGTTGTGAATTATTTATCATGGGTGGTTTAGCTGCCTTACAAGTGGGGCCAACAGCAAGGAATTTATCTGGTGCAAGAATGGCTTGTGAAAAAATCGTTCCTGCGATCGCTAAACCCAGTGTAGCTTTTTCCCGTAACATCACTGGAATCAAAGCCAGCTAA
- a CDS encoding type II toxin-antitoxin system RelE/ParE family toxin — translation MWVYLAHNNQIAADKEIAKILNSLPMLAQFPGMGRSRDDLLPELRSFPIKPYIIFYTPIDDGIEIIRVLHQSRDVNSLFTG, via the coding sequence ATATGGGTTTATCTTGCCCACAATAATCAAATTGCAGCAGACAAAGAAATTGCTAAAATTCTCAATAGCTTGCCAATGTTAGCTCAATTTCCTGGCATGGGCAGAAGCCGTGATGATTTGTTACCAGAACTCAGAAGCTTTCCAATTAAACCATACATCATATTTTACACACCAATTGATGATGGAATTGAGATAATTCGGGTACTCCATCAATCAAGAGATGTTAATAGTCTGTTTACTGGTTGA
- a CDS encoding CobW family GTP-binding protein, with protein sequence MTQLTAPTANIIPEIPKQGMPVTIITGFLGSGKTTLLNQILQNKQDLKVAVLVNEFGDINIDSQLLVSVDQDMVELSNGCICCTINDGLVDAVYRVLEREERIDYLVIETTGVADPLPIILTFLGTELRDLTNVDSILTVVDAETFNEKHFESEAALQQITYGDIILLNKTDLVTPDKLQEVEHFIHDVKNGARILHTQYGEVALPLILGVGLTPKDVYISGDKEDTHASEHHHHDHEHHKNHDHHHHEHHSHHLENDGFVSISFQSDRPFDVNKFEDFLTEEMPQDVFRAKGILWFSDSDLRHIFQLSGPRYNLHADEWSTSPKNQVVFIGRKLDAREIHTQLNKCLL encoded by the coding sequence ATGACTCAATTAACAGCACCAACTGCAAATATAATTCCTGAAATTCCCAAACAAGGAATGCCAGTAACTATCATCACAGGATTTTTAGGTAGTGGAAAAACCACACTTTTAAATCAAATTCTCCAAAATAAACAAGATTTAAAAGTTGCTGTACTTGTGAATGAATTTGGTGATATTAACATTGACAGCCAACTACTAGTTTCTGTAGACCAAGATATGGTAGAACTCAGTAATGGCTGTATATGCTGCACCATTAATGATGGTCTAGTTGATGCAGTTTATCGAGTTTTAGAAAGAGAAGAACGCATTGATTATCTAGTAATTGAAACTACTGGTGTTGCTGATCCACTACCAATAATTTTAACTTTTCTGGGAACAGAACTAAGGGATTTAACAAATGTAGACTCAATTCTCACAGTAGTAGATGCTGAGACATTTAATGAGAAACATTTTGAAAGTGAAGCAGCTTTACAACAAATTACTTACGGAGATATTATTCTCCTCAATAAAACAGACCTCGTGACACCAGATAAACTACAAGAAGTAGAACATTTTATCCATGATGTAAAAAATGGAGCGAGAATTTTACATACTCAATATGGAGAAGTTGCTTTACCATTAATTTTAGGTGTAGGTTTAACACCAAAAGATGTATATATTTCTGGTGATAAAGAAGATACTCACGCATCTGAACACCATCATCATGATCATGAACACCATAAAAATCATGACCATCATCATCATGAACATCACTCTCATCATTTAGAAAATGATGGCTTTGTCTCAATCTCTTTTCAATCTGATAGACCATTTGACGTTAATAAATTTGAGGATTTTCTCACTGAAGAAATGCCCCAGGACGTATTTCGAGCTAAGGGCATATTATGGTTTAGTGATAGTGATTTACGCCATATTTTTCAACTGAGTGGGCCTCGTTATAACTTACACGCTGATGAATGGTCTACTTCACCTAAAAATCAAGTAGTTTTCATTGGTAGAAAATTGGATGCTAGGGAAATTCACACACAACTTAACAAATGTTTGTTATAA
- a CDS encoding GTP-binding protein, with protein sequence MTIPSITVVAGLSGSGKTNWIYQQIRDIKSVDKLIYFSPGTGNVIVDQTRIATDFPGIQVFGDGQEIEFFHQLPKADAVYVELGFYLELKSIVSGLDNLTYRAVAVLPPNTKNTEYNSWAEEIVYGAPAQTMTVENLWRVATTGQVIDENSLEEFWYEITHGAYGVVSRAKGIFDVNDGRSLYCNFVAGVPQTDFLELDLPRCLEGRPQRFSGIEVVGKNLDEPSLKQTLSDCCLSDSLIVQYQQQVKEILLAEQQG encoded by the coding sequence ATGACTATACCAAGTATTACTGTCGTCGCTGGATTATCTGGATCTGGAAAAACCAACTGGATTTATCAACAAATTCGAGATATTAAATCTGTTGATAAATTAATTTATTTTAGTCCTGGGACAGGGAATGTTATTGTTGACCAAACTCGCATAGCTACCGATTTTCCTGGTATTCAAGTTTTTGGCGATGGTCAAGAAATTGAATTTTTTCATCAACTACCCAAAGCAGATGCGGTTTATGTCGAATTGGGTTTTTATCTAGAATTAAAATCAATAGTTTCAGGATTAGACAATCTAACTTACCGTGCTGTAGCAGTCTTACCACCAAATACCAAAAACACTGAATACAATTCTTGGGCTGAAGAAATTGTCTATGGCGCACCAGCCCAAACTATGACAGTAGAAAACCTCTGGCGGGTAGCTACGACCGGTCAAGTTATTGATGAAAACAGTTTAGAGGAATTTTGGTATGAAATAACTCATGGTGCTTATGGTGTAGTTAGCCGTGCTAAGGGCATTTTTGATGTCAATGATGGACGTTCTCTTTATTGTAATTTTGTTGCTGGTGTTCCCCAAACCGATTTTCTAGAATTAGATTTACCACGCTGTTTAGAAGGTAGACCTCAGCGGTTTAGTGGTATTGAAGTAGTGGGGAAAAATTTAGATGAACCATCTTTAAAACAAACATTATCAGATTGCTGTTTATCTGATTCTCTGATTGTGCAGTATCAACAACAGGTAAAAGAAATTTTATTAGCGGAGCAACAAGGGTGA
- a CDS encoding glycosyltransferase translates to MATILLGLVVLSLVIWLFLLLFWGQFWRVDQQLETSEDICTQQGLPTVCVVIPARNEADVIAISVRSLLLQDYPGDYNIFLVDDHSTDNTAHFAQEVAQTVDKPQQLHIVSSQELPAGWTGKLWAMEQGIQKANQLQPDYFLLTDADIEHNPSNLRRLIAKAEGENLDLVSIMVKLRCQSLWEQLLIPAFVFFFQKLYPFRWVNNPKKTIAAAAGGCMLIRPTALNRIGGIQVIRQALIDDCSLAKAIKSNQGRIWLGLSNLTYSLRPYDSLKTIWDMVARSAYTQLNYSPWLLVGSVLGMILVYLVPPMGIILGLGLGNLLMTITGLITWLLMTLAYFPIIHFYKCSPWLVCCLPIIALFYTLMTIDSAIRHWQGRGGEWKGRVY, encoded by the coding sequence ATGGCGACAATTTTATTGGGGTTGGTGGTTTTATCTTTGGTAATTTGGTTATTTTTACTTTTGTTTTGGGGGCAGTTTTGGCGGGTAGATCAGCAATTAGAAACAAGTGAAGACATCTGCACACAACAAGGCTTACCTACAGTCTGTGTGGTGATTCCAGCACGAAATGAGGCTGATGTGATTGCCATTAGTGTGCGATCGCTCCTCCTACAAGACTACCCTGGCGATTACAACATCTTTTTAGTAGACGATCATAGTACAGATAATACAGCACATTTTGCCCAAGAAGTAGCCCAAACCGTAGATAAACCCCAACAATTACATATTGTCTCTAGTCAAGAATTACCCGCTGGTTGGACTGGTAAACTATGGGCGATGGAACAGGGTATACAAAAAGCCAATCAATTACAACCTGATTATTTTTTACTTACTGATGCAGATATAGAACATAATCCTAGCAATCTGCGGCGATTAATTGCCAAAGCTGAAGGAGAGAATTTAGACTTAGTCTCAATTATGGTCAAACTGCGTTGTCAAAGCCTTTGGGAACAACTACTAATTCCTGCTTTCGTCTTTTTCTTCCAAAAACTCTATCCTTTTCGCTGGGTAAATAACCCCAAAAAAACTATAGCAGCGGCTGCCGGCGGTTGTATGTTAATTCGTCCAACAGCCCTAAATCGCATTGGGGGAATACAAGTAATTCGCCAAGCTTTAATTGATGATTGTTCTTTAGCAAAAGCCATCAAATCCAATCAAGGGCGAATATGGTTAGGATTAAGCAATTTAACTTATAGCTTGCGTCCTTATGATTCCTTGAAAACCATCTGGGATATGGTAGCGCGTAGTGCTTACACCCAACTGAATTATTCTCCCTGGCTGCTAGTAGGAAGTGTGTTGGGAATGATCTTAGTTTATCTAGTGCCACCGATGGGAATAATTTTGGGTTTAGGGTTAGGAAATTTGCTTATGACTATCACTGGTTTAATCACATGGTTATTGATGACTTTAGCTTATTTTCCCATCATTCATTTTTATAAATGTTCCCCTTGGCTAGTCTGCTGTTTACCTATAATTGCCCTTTTCTATACTTTAATGACTATAGATTCTGCTATCCGTCACTGGCAAGGACGTGGTGGTGAATGGAAAGG
- the hemB gene encoding porphobilinogen synthase: MSSANSNTDKPLNLPQRPRRLRRNASLRKMVRETTLSVNDLIYPMFVMEGEGQKVEILSMPGCYRFSLDLLLKEIAEVSRLGINAIALFPVIPENQKDDTGTESYNPEGLVQETVKAIKKAVPEIIVITDVALDPFTTHGHDGLVDENGIILNDPTVEVLVKMALSQAAAGADFVAPSDMMDGRVGAIRKALDAEGYINVCILAYSAKYASAYYGPFRDALESAPKFGDKKTYQMDAANSQEALKEVELDIAEGADIIMVKPALVYLDIIHRVKKVTNLPVAAYNVSGEYAMIKAAAANGWIDEKQVILETLTSMKRAGADLILTYFAKEVALMLM; encoded by the coding sequence ATGTCGTCTGCAAATTCAAACACCGATAAGCCATTAAACCTGCCTCAGCGTCCCCGTCGTCTGCGTCGGAATGCAAGCTTGCGGAAAATGGTGCGGGAAACGACTTTAAGTGTAAATGACCTGATCTATCCGATGTTTGTGATGGAAGGGGAAGGACAAAAAGTAGAAATTCTTTCTATGCCCGGATGTTATCGTTTTTCTCTGGATTTGCTGCTGAAAGAAATAGCTGAGGTTTCACGCTTGGGAATAAATGCGATCGCACTTTTCCCCGTTATCCCAGAAAATCAAAAAGACGACACAGGTACAGAAAGCTACAACCCAGAAGGCTTAGTACAAGAAACTGTCAAAGCTATTAAAAAAGCAGTTCCCGAAATCATCGTTATTACCGATGTTGCCCTTGACCCCTTCACCACTCATGGTCACGATGGTTTAGTCGATGAAAACGGCATTATTTTAAATGACCCCACAGTAGAAGTGTTAGTAAAAATGGCACTTTCCCAAGCAGCAGCCGGCGCTGATTTTGTTGCTCCTTCTGACATGATGGATGGTAGAGTTGGGGCAATTCGCAAAGCTTTAGATGCGGAAGGTTATATCAATGTATGTATTTTGGCTTACTCTGCCAAATATGCCTCAGCCTACTATGGCCCTTTTAGAGATGCTTTAGAATCAGCCCCGAAATTTGGTGATAAAAAGACTTATCAAATGGATGCTGCCAATAGCCAAGAAGCTTTAAAAGAGGTGGAATTAGATATTGCCGAAGGTGCAGATATCATCATGGTTAAACCAGCTTTAGTTTATCTAGACATCATACATCGAGTCAAAAAAGTAACAAATTTACCAGTTGCAGCATACAACGTTAGCGGTGAGTACGCAATGATTAAAGCAGCGGCCGCTAATGGCTGGATAGATGAGAAACAGGTGATTTTAGAAACCTTAACCAGTATGAAACGGGCTGGTGCTGATTTAATTTTGACTTACTTTGCCAAAGAAGTTGCTCTTATGTTGATGTAA
- the folE gene encoding GTP cyclohydrolase I FolE — MTLSIRPDLNSAAQVVSSLSTQQQPIVTEAEMMQAVRTLLIGLGENPDREGLKDTPKRVVKALQFLTKGYNESLDELLNGAVFTEDADEMVLVRDIDIFSSCEHHILPVIGRAHVAYIPDGKVIGLSKIARICEMYARRLQVQERLTLQIADALQGLLKPKGVAVVIEATHMCMVMRGVQKPGSWTVTSAMRGVFSEDARTREEFMNLIRHNPNFH, encoded by the coding sequence ATGACTTTATCGATTCGTCCCGATCTGAATTCTGCTGCTCAGGTAGTGTCATCTTTATCTACTCAGCAACAACCAATTGTGACAGAAGCAGAAATGATGCAAGCTGTCAGAACTTTGCTGATTGGACTAGGCGAAAATCCTGACCGGGAAGGGTTAAAAGATACTCCTAAAAGAGTCGTTAAAGCCTTGCAGTTTCTCACCAAAGGATATAATGAGTCCTTAGATGAACTGTTAAATGGAGCAGTCTTTACAGAAGACGCTGATGAAATGGTATTAGTCCGGGATATTGATATTTTCAGTTCCTGTGAACATCATATCTTGCCAGTTATTGGCCGCGCTCATGTCGCCTATATTCCTGATGGTAAAGTCATTGGTTTATCAAAAATTGCCCGCATTTGTGAAATGTATGCAAGACGTTTACAAGTACAAGAACGGTTAACTTTACAAATTGCTGATGCACTGCAAGGTTTACTCAAACCCAAAGGGGTTGCAGTGGTTATAGAAGCAACTCATATGTGTATGGTGATGCGCGGTGTACAAAAACCCGGTTCTTGGACTGTGACTAGTGCAATGCGTGGTGTATTCTCAGAAGATGCTCGCACCCGTGAAGAGTTTATGAATTTGATTCGACACAATCCTAATTTTCACTAA